The genomic window ATCAACAAAGGTCATTTCCTCCTTGAGTCCATTCTCGCTGAATCCGTGGAATTCCATAAGCAGTGTCGGCAACTCTTCAAGGGACAGATTATGGTCTTTGTTCAGAGCCCGGATCACCTTTTCATCAAGAAATTCCATAGCAGCAGGCGAAAGCCCTGAATTCATGATCTGAAACACTGTATTCGTTGCATCAAACACTGAAGGAAAAGTTGCCCTTACTGCCATAAAGTTGACCGGCAAAGGGATAAGTCTTAACGTTGCTTCAGTGATGAGCCCCAGTGTGCCTTCTGACCCCACAAAAAGGGATACGAGGTTGTAGCCGGATGAACTTTTCCTTGCCCTGTTTCCTGTATGAATAACCTTGCCGCCCGGCAGAACAACAACGAGCCTCATCACATAATCCTTTGTTGCGCCGTATTTCACTGTACGGATACCGCTGGCATTATTGCCTATCATGCCGCCTATAGTAGCGGCTGCTCCTGGATCAGGCGGAAAGAAAAGACCATGATGACCAAGAACTTTGTTCAGTTCCTTGTAAATCACCCCGGCCTGGAGGTCTACCTGAAAATCCTGCTGGCGTATGGCAATGATCCTGTCCATCTCCTGAAAATTTATCAGTATCCCGCCATTAACAGGTATCGGGTTGCCTTCAAGGCTTGTTCCGGCACCCCAGGGGGTAACCGGGATATGCTTTTCATAAGCCCGTTTTACAATGCGGCTCACCTCTTCTGTTGTATGAGGCCAAACAACAACATCAGGAGGCATGTGCCTGTGATAAGACTCGTCATGGGAATGAGTCTCCAGCACTGATTCCCCTGTGGAAACCCTGTCCCTGTCAAGGATTGTTTGTAAATATTCAATATCATCAGCGCTTATCATTAATACATCCCCTTATATAATTTGGTATTTTGCATCATTGTGTTCATTATTTTCCAAGTGTTTTCCCTTGGACGGTCAACAACAGATAAAAAAGCAAAAGTTGTCATTTTCTACTCTCTTTTTATTCTCCATTATCTCCAATATATTTCAGGCCTGTCTTTACTGAATCTTTACGCTCAATGACGAGGTCAGCCGGAGGCGGGCG from Pseudomonadota bacterium includes these protein-coding regions:
- a CDS encoding FAD-binding oxidoreductase, with translation MISADDIEYLQTILDRDRVSTGESVLETHSHDESYHRHMPPDVVVWPHTTEEVSRIVKRAYEKHIPVTPWGAGTSLEGNPIPVNGGILINFQEMDRIIAIRQQDFQVDLQAGVIYKELNKVLGHHGLFFPPDPGAAATIGGMIGNNASGIRTVKYGATKDYVMRLVVVLPGGKVIHTGNRARKSSSGYNLVSLFVGSEGTLGLITEATLRLIPLPVNFMAVRATFPSVFDATNTVFQIMNSGLSPAAMEFLDEKVIRALNKDHNLSLEELPTLLMEFHGFSENGLKEEMTFVDEICRENSLVSIDKGIGQTERSRLWEMRHLTFESIKRSHPGLLPLIMDVAVPLSCYREMVQFTKEQVKDLLAYVFGHAGDGNIHVVVLDNPDDKDRWNRVEEANRKIVYKALEFGGTCTGEHGVGTGKRAFLPQEHGEALEVMKVLKQSIDPEGLMNPGKFFL